One genomic region from Arthrobacter pigmenti encodes:
- the tadA gene encoding tRNA adenosine(34) deaminase TadA: MPAYSAAAAPNHAEWMQLALQAARRALETEDVPIGAVVVGPDGVVLGTGWNEREATSDPTAHAEVLAIRRAAEAVGSWRLEGCTLVVTLEPCSMCAGASVLARIPRVVFGAWDAKAGAAGSVFDILRERRLNHWTEVFSGVLEAECGAVLREFFEVRRD, from the coding sequence ATGCCCGCCTACTCTGCCGCCGCAGCACCGAACCACGCCGAATGGATGCAATTGGCTTTGCAGGCGGCCCGTCGGGCACTGGAGACGGAGGATGTGCCGATTGGCGCCGTCGTCGTCGGTCCTGATGGGGTGGTGCTGGGGACGGGCTGGAACGAGCGGGAGGCAACGAGTGACCCGACGGCGCACGCTGAAGTCCTCGCGATCCGCCGTGCTGCCGAGGCTGTGGGATCTTGGCGGCTGGAGGGCTGCACGCTTGTGGTCACCCTTGAACCGTGCTCGATGTGCGCGGGGGCGAGCGTGCTTGCCCGTATCCCGCGTGTGGTTTTCGGTGCGTGGGATGCGAAGGCCGGGGCCGCGGGGTCGGTATTCGACATCCTCCGTGAACGTCGGCTGAATCACTGGACGGAAGTGTTTTCGGGAGTTCTAGAGGCCGAGTGCGGTGCGGTGTTGAGGGAGTTCTTCGAGGTTCGGCGGGACTGA
- a CDS encoding winged helix-turn-helix domain-containing protein, protein MTVSSGYVHISLRNAQSRANAQRQAYGQRPGIPAYSQAAPSYAAGYGPLQSVPTQGEYAQPITAPVPVVTPNGIPGPQPVTGDTTARGFVLYVALDEDTAAASDTTLSKLAQDVRAYVRTLVPDAQSHAAVALAPADAVGTDIDVVRQALGDPTVNRRPRAEQQPTPAPAPRPTGVLIDLSRREVHLDGEILNLTFKEFELLNYLVENASRTVGREELLSGLWRNADEVPNERTIDVHIRRLRSKLGRLANTVRTVRGQGYRFYEHPEVVVWAAPEYSI, encoded by the coding sequence ATGACCGTTTCTTCCGGATACGTCCATATCTCCCTACGCAACGCGCAGAGCCGGGCCAACGCCCAGCGCCAGGCCTACGGCCAGCGCCCGGGAATCCCCGCGTACTCTCAAGCTGCACCGTCCTACGCTGCAGGCTACGGCCCGCTGCAATCCGTGCCTACCCAGGGGGAGTATGCGCAGCCCATTACGGCGCCGGTTCCCGTGGTGACTCCCAATGGGATTCCCGGTCCCCAGCCGGTGACCGGAGACACCACCGCGCGCGGATTCGTCCTTTATGTCGCACTGGATGAAGACACCGCCGCCGCCAGTGACACGACTCTGAGCAAGCTGGCGCAGGATGTTCGTGCGTACGTTCGTACCCTGGTTCCGGATGCGCAGAGCCACGCAGCCGTCGCGCTGGCTCCTGCTGACGCCGTCGGAACTGATATCGACGTCGTCCGCCAGGCGCTGGGGGATCCCACGGTCAATCGCCGCCCGCGTGCCGAGCAACAGCCCACTCCCGCTCCGGCGCCGCGTCCCACCGGCGTGCTTATTGACCTCTCCCGCCGCGAGGTACACCTGGACGGCGAGATCCTGAACCTGACGTTCAAGGAATTCGAGCTTCTGAACTATCTCGTTGAAAACGCGTCCCGCACAGTAGGCCGCGAGGAGCTGCTCAGCGGACTGTGGCGCAACGCCGACGAGGTGCCGAATGAGCGCACCATCGACGTGCACATTCGCCGCCTCCGCTCAAAGCTTGGCCGGCTAGCCAACACCGTGCGAACCGTTCGTGGGCAGGGCTACCGGTTCTACGAGCACCCGGAAGTAGTGGTCTGGGCGGCTCCCGAGTACTCGATCTAG
- a CDS encoding pyridoxamine 5'-phosphate oxidase family protein, producing the protein MNSQEDGMKELAKIVKDADIAILTTVNGQGRLVSRPLAVQETEFDGDLWFFTEDPSPKADEIRSNPQVNVSISSGKGYLSIAGTATLTKDRAKIDELWSPSVKPWFDGKDDPSIALIKVDADTAEYWSLDTPRVVAAFKIAKGMVTGDRPDPGKNDVVDL; encoded by the coding sequence ATGAACTCGCAAGAGGACGGCATGAAGGAACTGGCCAAGATCGTCAAGGACGCGGACATCGCGATCCTGACAACGGTGAATGGGCAGGGCCGCTTGGTGAGCCGGCCGCTCGCGGTGCAGGAAACAGAGTTCGACGGCGACCTGTGGTTCTTCACGGAAGATCCCTCACCGAAGGCAGACGAGATCCGGTCGAACCCGCAGGTCAACGTCTCCATCAGCAGCGGCAAGGGCTACCTGTCCATTGCCGGTACAGCGACCCTGACGAAGGACCGCGCCAAGATTGATGAGCTGTGGAGTCCTTCAGTGAAGCCGTGGTTCGACGGCAAGGATGACCCTTCGATCGCGCTGATCAAGGTGGACGCCGACACTGCCGAATACTGGTCGCTGGATACTCCGCGGGTGGTTGCGGCATTCAAGATCGCCAAGGGTATGGTCACCGGCGATCGCCCGGATCCGGGCAAGAACGACGTCGTCGACCTGTAG
- a CDS encoding YcnI family protein, which translates to MKTSIRRTLTAAAATTGLMGLGLAGAAAHVTVKADTTAAGAYANLTVAFSHACDGSPTNKLTISLPEPLIDAKPEIVPGWKVEKVTETLDEPLTLDNGSSVTERVGQIVYTAETPVEDGYLQKMDISVQLPEAEGETLAFPVLQSCVEGETDWAQIPAEGEDPHSLEAPAPTITLTGAEEGHGEEATAEETAEAANLESASTSNDTSGSAAAGYVGLGAGLLGLIAGVTALIRTRKAKA; encoded by the coding sequence ATGAAGACTTCAATTCGGCGTACCCTGACCGCCGCAGCAGCAACCACCGGCTTGATGGGCCTCGGGCTTGCGGGCGCAGCCGCCCACGTCACCGTCAAGGCGGACACCACCGCCGCAGGAGCCTACGCAAACCTCACCGTCGCGTTCTCCCACGCATGCGACGGCTCGCCCACCAACAAGCTCACCATCTCCCTGCCCGAACCACTGATTGACGCCAAGCCGGAGATCGTCCCGGGTTGGAAGGTCGAGAAGGTGACGGAAACGCTTGACGAGCCGTTGACGCTCGACAACGGATCCAGTGTGACCGAGCGCGTCGGCCAGATCGTCTACACCGCCGAAACGCCTGTGGAGGACGGCTACCTGCAGAAGATGGATATCTCCGTCCAACTGCCGGAAGCTGAGGGCGAGACGCTCGCGTTCCCCGTCCTGCAGAGCTGCGTCGAGGGAGAAACCGACTGGGCGCAGATTCCAGCCGAAGGCGAGGATCCGCACAGCCTTGAAGCACCGGCACCGACCATCACCCTGACCGGAGCCGAGGAAGGTCACGGCGAGGAGGCCACTGCAGAGGAGACCGCTGAGGCCGCCAACCTTGAGAGCGCGTCCACCAGCAACGACACCTCCGGCTCCGCAGCCGCCGGTTACGTGGGTCTTGGCGCAGGCCTACTTGGGCTCATCGCCGGTGTAACTGCCCTGATTCGCACCCGCAAGGCGAAGGCCTAG
- a CDS encoding 23S rRNA (pseudouridine(1915)-N(3))-methyltransferase RlmH, protein MALRALAVGRKHESWVAEGITRYEKRLKKPFDLSWQLIPHSAREGDAARDEESTRLLERLTGKNATDYVILLDERGKAVDSPTLAAKLQQPLDTSRNITLIIGGAYGVNQEVHQRADFVWSLSPLVFPHQLVRLILAEQLYRSQEIAGRRPYHHE, encoded by the coding sequence ATGGCATTACGCGCACTGGCCGTCGGCCGGAAACACGAGTCCTGGGTTGCGGAGGGCATCACCCGCTACGAGAAGCGGCTCAAAAAACCGTTCGACCTCTCCTGGCAACTGATTCCGCATTCCGCACGCGAGGGCGATGCTGCCCGCGACGAGGAATCCACCCGGCTCCTCGAACGCCTCACCGGGAAGAACGCCACCGACTACGTGATCCTCCTCGACGAACGCGGCAAAGCCGTCGACTCCCCCACCCTTGCGGCGAAACTTCAGCAACCGTTGGACACCTCGCGCAACATCACCCTGATCATCGGCGGAGCGTACGGCGTGAACCAGGAAGTACACCAGCGTGCCGACTTCGTCTGGTCCCTCTCGCCGCTTGTCTTCCCTCACCAGTTGGTCCGGCTCATCCTTGCCGAACAGCTCTACCGATCCCAGGAAATTGCAGGGCGCCGCCCCTACCATCATGAGTAA
- the upp gene encoding uracil phosphoribosyltransferase, with amino-acid sequence MRVLVVDHPLVSHKLTVLRDKNTPSPVFRLLTEELVTLLAYEATREVRVEPVEIQTPVTSTIGTGLVKPTPLVVPILRAGLGMLEGMTRLVPTAEVGFLGMARNEETLEAITYAERLPDDLTGRQVFVLDPMLATGGTLREAIKFLFRRGAADVTCICLLAAPEGLEALKQELDGTNVTIVLASIDEKLDDRAYIVPGLGDAGDRLYGVVG; translated from the coding sequence ATGCGCGTACTGGTTGTCGACCATCCCCTGGTGTCCCACAAACTCACGGTTCTGCGGGACAAAAACACCCCGTCACCGGTATTCCGGTTGCTGACGGAGGAGCTGGTCACGCTGCTCGCCTATGAGGCAACGCGTGAAGTCCGGGTTGAACCGGTGGAGATCCAGACGCCCGTGACGTCCACCATCGGAACCGGGTTGGTGAAGCCCACGCCGCTGGTGGTGCCCATTCTTCGTGCAGGGCTCGGGATGCTGGAGGGGATGACCCGCCTGGTTCCCACTGCGGAGGTCGGCTTCCTTGGCATGGCCCGCAATGAGGAAACTCTCGAAGCGATCACCTACGCCGAGCGCTTGCCGGATGATCTCACCGGGCGCCAGGTCTTCGTTCTGGACCCGATGCTCGCCACCGGCGGCACCCTGCGGGAAGCGATCAAGTTCCTTTTCCGGCGCGGGGCTGCTGATGTCACCTGCATCTGCCTGCTCGCCGCACCCGAGGGCCTGGAGGCTTTGAAGCAGGAGCTGGATGGAACGAACGTCACAATCGTGCTCGCCTCGATCGATGAGAAGCTCGACGACCGTGCCTATATCGTTCCGGGCCTCGGTGATGCGGGCGATCGACTGTATGGCGTCGTCGGCTAA
- a CDS encoding SixA phosphatase family protein, giving the protein MSSHHLKRLMLLRHAKSDWHSDVADHERPLSSRGHRDAPLIGRWMVENDAVPDLILCSTALRARQTCTWVCDELGEKAPTPRLAAELYAASATSMLTVINHVPETATSVLVISHLPGLQNLAMRLASVDSDEDAVVDLATHYPSAALTVFQHGGLWAELDGRDADVTDFVVRRA; this is encoded by the coding sequence GTGTCCTCCCACCATCTGAAGCGCCTCATGCTGCTGCGTCATGCCAAATCCGACTGGCATTCCGACGTCGCGGATCATGAGCGGCCGCTGAGTTCGCGCGGGCACCGGGATGCGCCCTTGATTGGGCGCTGGATGGTGGAGAACGACGCCGTCCCGGACCTCATTCTGTGCTCCACCGCCTTGCGGGCACGCCAGACGTGCACCTGGGTGTGCGACGAATTGGGGGAGAAGGCGCCTACCCCGCGGTTGGCGGCTGAGTTGTACGCTGCGAGCGCCACCTCGATGCTCACGGTCATCAACCATGTGCCGGAGACCGCAACGAGCGTGCTCGTAATCTCGCACCTGCCGGGGCTCCAGAACCTTGCAATGCGTTTGGCGTCCGTGGACTCAGATGAAGACGCTGTGGTGGATTTGGCTACGCACTATCCGTCGGCGGCCCTCACAGTATTCCAGCACGGCGGGCTCTGGGCTGAACTGGACGGACGCGATGCTGACGTGACGGACTTCGTGGTGCGACGTGCCTAA
- a CDS encoding DUF4232 domain-containing protein, with protein sequence MTTRTHAPLWLSAAVVVGSLTLAGCAGSDPAEEQTSPPSSSAAEETTEATSSAPAPSNSASTEPTESSEPTESASPSPTATVADGVCTADMLEAVLETEMGGGAAGSVYRQLIFTNVSEEECEITGYPGVSYVDADGNQVGAPAERASGESQEVMLAPGTSAIAPLQQTRAENYGEQCQLTDTVGLRVYPPNDTASLIVDQTATACASTDIVLMTVSPTQPLAPQ encoded by the coding sequence ATGACCACCCGTACACACGCACCTCTCTGGCTGTCCGCTGCCGTCGTCGTTGGATCCCTCACGCTTGCCGGTTGCGCCGGCAGTGACCCGGCGGAAGAGCAAACCAGCCCGCCGTCGTCGTCCGCCGCTGAAGAAACCACAGAGGCGACGTCGTCCGCACCGGCGCCCTCGAACTCGGCCTCCACGGAACCCACCGAATCGAGCGAGCCGACCGAATCTGCCAGCCCGAGCCCGACCGCGACCGTCGCCGACGGTGTCTGCACGGCCGACATGTTGGAGGCAGTCCTTGAAACCGAGATGGGCGGGGGCGCGGCCGGAAGCGTCTACCGACAACTGATTTTCACGAACGTCTCCGAGGAGGAATGCGAGATCACCGGGTACCCGGGTGTGTCCTACGTCGACGCCGACGGCAACCAAGTGGGTGCCCCGGCGGAGCGCGCTTCGGGCGAATCCCAGGAGGTCATGCTGGCGCCCGGAACATCAGCAATCGCACCCCTGCAACAGACCCGCGCAGAGAACTACGGCGAGCAGTGCCAGTTGACCGATACCGTTGGTCTACGGGTTTACCCTCCCAATGACACCGCTTCGCTCATTGTCGATCAGACCGCCACAGCGTGCGCATCGACAGACATTGTCCTCATGACAGTGAGCCCCACGCAGCCACTCGCGCCGCAGTAG
- a CDS encoding ATP-dependent helicase → MTSVLEKFTPATRQWFAGAFSAPTPAQEGAWNAVSAGAHALVVAPTGSGKTLAAFLWALDSFIARPVQGKRSTRVLYISPLKALGVDVERNLRAPLIGITQTAKRLDLPAPSVTVGVRSGDTPQAERRALLTRPPDILITTPESLFLMLTSRARETLAEVDTVIVDEVHAVAGTKRGAHLAVSLARLDALLDRPVQRIGLSATVEPKETVARFLAGDAPVEIVAPPSKKSWDLTVTVPVEDMTELGGVPTTYDDDGATSPQPSIWPHVEEKIVDLIETKRSTIVFANSRRLAERLTARLNEIHAERQEAATFWQSQDAAAPTENPSASEPNRTPAEMMAQAGQTQGAEPLLARAHHGSVSKDQRALIEDDLKSGRLRCVVATSSLELGIDMGAVDLVIQVESPHSVASGLQRVGRAGHQVGEVSEGVLFPKHRGDLVNTAVTVERMLAGQIEPLYIPTNPLDILAQQTVAAAALGTIDVEEWFDVVRKSAPFATLPRSAFEATLDLLAGRYPSDEFAELRPRIIWDRVEGTITGRPGAQRLAVTSGGTIPDRGLFGVYLVGSEDAGNRGGRRVGELDEEMVYESRVGDIFALGATSWRIEDITHDRVLVSPAFGQPGKLPFWKGDSLGRPVELGRALGGFVRELSNASDEDATARTRASGLDEWAAGNLLAYLREQQQATEVVPSDRTLVVERFHDELGDWRVVLHSPFGMPVHAPWALAVGARLEQRYGMDGSAMASDDGIVLRVPLMEDEPPGAELFLFDPEELDGIVTAQVGGSALFASRFRECAARALLLPRQNPSKRSPLWQQRQRSAQLLDVARKFPTFPIILETVRECLQDVYDLPALKDIAGQIERRELRIVETTTPQPSPFARTMLFGYVASFLYEGDSPLAERRAAALSLDPTLLNELLGRAELRELLDAGVIAETEQELQRLAPDRKARGLEGVADLLRLLGPLTAAEVGERSEEPEGINDFVDSLVKANRALRVNIAGEERIAPVEDAARLRDALGAPLPMGVPLAFIEPVPDPLGDLVGRYARTHGPFTAPEAAARLGLGVAVVITALQRLATDGRVVEGEFRPSEASPTHEPASSEWCDVEVLRRLRRRSLAALRHEVEPVDPAAYGRFLPAWQHVGSGLRGLDGVATVIDQLSGVPIPASAWEPLILRSRVSNYAPAMLDELAATGEVVWSGAGSLPGNDGWISLHLAENAPLTLQPDPAFEPSTLQQELLDLLSGGGAYFFRQLVQGLTNTGQPSDPAVTAALWDLVWAGRIGNDTFTPVRALLAGGKTAHKQRTPTPRARTARMGRLGRAPSLTGRSMRAGGLSGENDGGTSGYQRSTPPQVAGRWSLLPAAEKDTTIHAHATAELLMDRYGVLTRGSVASEGIPGGFGLMYKVLSRLEEMGRCRRGYFIEHLGAAQFAVPSTVDRLRSFSADARPDTGMDKPPTAVALAATDPANPFGAALGWPQHDGGHRPGRKAGALVVLVEGMLALYVERGGKTMLTYTEDARALAAAAEALVAAIRRGAADKMAVEKINGEPALDSEPGRALAAAGFYTTPRGLRIRA, encoded by the coding sequence ATGACATCGGTGCTGGAGAAATTCACGCCCGCCACTCGCCAGTGGTTCGCGGGCGCTTTCTCTGCGCCCACGCCTGCCCAGGAAGGTGCGTGGAACGCTGTTTCGGCTGGGGCGCACGCCTTGGTGGTGGCGCCCACCGGATCAGGCAAAACGCTCGCCGCTTTCCTGTGGGCGCTGGACAGTTTTATCGCCCGGCCGGTTCAGGGCAAGCGTTCCACGCGGGTCCTGTACATCTCGCCATTGAAGGCGCTCGGCGTCGATGTGGAGCGGAACCTGCGGGCGCCGCTGATCGGCATCACCCAGACCGCCAAACGGTTGGACCTTCCGGCGCCATCTGTCACGGTGGGTGTCCGTTCCGGCGACACTCCGCAGGCCGAGCGCCGTGCCCTCCTGACCCGCCCGCCGGACATCCTGATCACCACTCCTGAGTCGCTGTTCCTCATGCTTACCTCCCGTGCGCGGGAAACCCTGGCAGAGGTAGACACTGTGATCGTCGATGAGGTCCATGCGGTCGCCGGCACCAAACGCGGCGCACATCTGGCAGTCTCGCTAGCTCGTCTGGACGCGCTGCTGGACAGGCCGGTGCAGCGGATCGGTCTCTCCGCGACGGTCGAGCCGAAGGAGACTGTGGCCCGGTTTCTCGCCGGAGATGCGCCGGTGGAGATCGTCGCGCCGCCATCGAAGAAGTCGTGGGACCTTACGGTGACTGTGCCTGTGGAGGACATGACGGAGCTTGGCGGGGTGCCAACCACGTATGACGACGACGGCGCCACCTCCCCCCAGCCGAGCATCTGGCCGCATGTGGAGGAGAAGATCGTTGACCTGATCGAGACCAAGCGGTCCACGATCGTCTTTGCGAACTCCCGCCGCCTCGCCGAGAGGCTGACCGCCCGCCTGAACGAAATCCACGCAGAACGCCAGGAGGCGGCAACCTTCTGGCAGAGCCAAGATGCCGCGGCACCAACGGAAAACCCCAGCGCAAGCGAACCTAACCGTACCCCCGCCGAGATGATGGCGCAGGCCGGGCAGACCCAGGGCGCCGAACCCCTGCTCGCCCGCGCCCATCATGGCTCCGTCTCCAAGGATCAGCGGGCGTTGATCGAGGATGACCTGAAGTCGGGCCGGCTGCGGTGTGTGGTTGCGACGTCGTCGTTGGAATTGGGCATCGACATGGGCGCGGTGGACCTGGTGATTCAGGTGGAGTCACCGCACTCGGTGGCGAGCGGGCTGCAGCGGGTGGGCCGCGCGGGTCACCAGGTGGGCGAGGTCTCGGAGGGCGTGCTCTTCCCGAAGCATCGTGGGGACCTGGTGAATACGGCCGTCACGGTTGAGCGGATGCTCGCCGGGCAGATTGAGCCGCTGTACATTCCCACAAATCCGCTGGACATCCTCGCGCAGCAGACCGTGGCCGCGGCGGCCCTGGGGACGATCGATGTGGAGGAGTGGTTCGACGTCGTCCGCAAGTCCGCGCCATTTGCCACCCTTCCGCGCTCTGCATTCGAGGCGACGCTGGACCTGCTCGCAGGCAGGTACCCCTCGGATGAGTTCGCGGAGCTGCGCCCCCGCATCATCTGGGACCGGGTAGAGGGAACCATCACGGGAAGGCCCGGAGCACAGCGGCTCGCGGTGACCTCGGGTGGAACCATCCCGGACCGCGGACTGTTCGGCGTGTATCTCGTCGGCTCGGAGGACGCCGGCAACCGCGGCGGCAGGCGGGTGGGCGAACTCGACGAGGAGATGGTCTACGAATCAAGGGTCGGCGACATCTTCGCCCTGGGCGCTACGAGCTGGCGAATCGAGGACATCACGCATGACCGGGTGCTTGTCTCCCCCGCCTTCGGTCAACCGGGGAAGCTTCCCTTCTGGAAGGGCGATTCGCTGGGCCGGCCCGTGGAACTCGGGCGGGCGCTGGGCGGATTCGTGCGCGAACTCTCGAACGCCTCCGATGAAGACGCCACGGCACGGACACGCGCCAGTGGGCTGGACGAATGGGCCGCCGGGAATCTCCTGGCCTATCTGCGCGAACAGCAGCAGGCAACCGAGGTGGTTCCGAGTGACCGAACCCTGGTCGTGGAACGGTTCCACGATGAGCTCGGCGACTGGCGTGTAGTCCTCCACAGCCCCTTCGGCATGCCCGTGCACGCACCGTGGGCGCTGGCTGTCGGGGCCCGGCTTGAACAGCGGTACGGGATGGACGGCTCTGCGATGGCTTCCGACGACGGGATTGTGCTCAGGGTGCCGCTGATGGAGGACGAACCGCCCGGCGCGGAGTTGTTCCTGTTCGACCCTGAGGAACTGGACGGCATAGTGACGGCCCAGGTGGGTGGATCGGCGCTGTTTGCATCGCGGTTCCGTGAGTGCGCGGCGCGTGCCCTCCTCCTGCCGCGGCAGAACCCGTCGAAACGCAGCCCGCTCTGGCAGCAGCGGCAGCGCTCCGCCCAACTGTTGGACGTCGCCCGCAAATTTCCAACGTTCCCGATCATCCTCGAGACCGTCCGGGAATGCCTGCAGGACGTCTATGACCTGCCTGCGCTGAAGGACATCGCGGGCCAGATCGAGCGGCGCGAACTCAGGATCGTCGAAACCACTACCCCGCAGCCCTCCCCCTTCGCGCGCACCATGCTCTTCGGCTACGTTGCGTCCTTCCTGTATGAGGGGGATTCGCCGCTCGCTGAACGACGGGCGGCCGCCCTCTCGCTCGACCCGACCCTCCTGAATGAACTCCTCGGCCGCGCCGAACTGCGCGAACTGCTCGACGCCGGCGTCATCGCCGAAACTGAACAGGAACTCCAGCGGCTCGCACCCGACCGCAAGGCGCGAGGGCTGGAAGGCGTTGCCGACCTGCTGCGGCTGCTGGGCCCCCTCACAGCAGCGGAGGTCGGTGAGCGGTCAGAGGAACCCGAGGGCATCAATGACTTCGTGGATAGCCTGGTCAAGGCCAATCGCGCCCTCCGCGTGAACATCGCGGGAGAAGAGAGGATCGCTCCTGTCGAGGACGCCGCCCGGCTCCGCGACGCCCTGGGAGCGCCGTTGCCCATGGGCGTCCCGCTCGCCTTCATCGAACCGGTGCCGGATCCGCTGGGCGACCTCGTCGGCCGCTACGCCCGAACCCACGGACCCTTCACCGCCCCTGAGGCCGCGGCCCGGCTGGGACTCGGTGTCGCCGTCGTCATTACCGCCCTCCAGCGTCTGGCGACCGACGGCCGTGTGGTGGAGGGCGAGTTCCGGCCCAGCGAGGCCTCCCCAACTCATGAACCGGCGTCGAGCGAATGGTGCGATGTCGAGGTGCTCCGGCGGCTTCGGCGTCGTTCACTGGCAGCGCTTCGGCACGAGGTTGAACCCGTTGACCCGGCAGCGTACGGGCGGTTCCTGCCCGCGTGGCAGCACGTAGGTTCCGGGCTTCGCGGGCTCGACGGCGTGGCCACCGTGATTGACCAACTCTCCGGCGTGCCCATTCCTGCCTCAGCGTGGGAGCCGTTGATCCTGCGCTCGCGGGTGTCCAATTATGCGCCGGCCATGCTCGATGAGCTCGCGGCGACCGGCGAAGTGGTCTGGTCCGGTGCCGGATCGCTGCCCGGCAACGACGGCTGGATTTCGCTGCATCTGGCCGAGAACGCGCCGCTGACGCTGCAGCCCGACCCGGCATTCGAGCCCAGCACCCTGCAGCAGGAGCTTCTCGACCTGCTCTCGGGCGGCGGTGCCTACTTCTTCCGGCAGCTTGTGCAGGGACTCACCAACACAGGGCAGCCATCCGACCCGGCGGTGACCGCCGCCCTCTGGGACCTCGTGTGGGCAGGCAGGATCGGTAATGACACGTTCACACCCGTGCGTGCACTGCTCGCCGGCGGCAAAACCGCGCACAAACAGCGCACGCCTACTCCGCGCGCGCGGACCGCGCGCATGGGAAGACTCGGCAGGGCGCCGTCGCTGACCGGCCGCAGCATGCGCGCGGGCGGCCTGTCCGGCGAGAACGACGGCGGCACCTCCGGCTACCAGCGGAGCACTCCTCCACAGGTAGCAGGCCGATGGTCGCTGCTCCCAGCGGCCGAGAAGGACACCACCATCCACGCCCACGCCACCGCGGAACTGCTCATGGACCGCTACGGCGTCCTCACCAGGGGGTCAGTTGCAAGCGAGGGCATCCCCGGCGGATTCGGGCTCATGTACAAGGTGCTTTCCCGGCTGGAGGAGATGGGCCGGTGCCGCCGCGGGTATTTCATCGAGCACCTTGGCGCCGCGCAGTTCGCAGTGCCCTCAACCGTGGACCGGTTACGCTCCTTCAGCGCTGACGCGCGGCCGGACACCGGCATGGATAAGCCGCCCACCGCCGTCGCACTCGCGGCGACTGACCCGGCCAATCCGTTCGGTGCGGCGCTGGGCTGGCCGCAACACGACGGCGGACACCGTCCCGGTCGGAAGGCGGGAGCCCTGGTGGTGTTGGTTGAGGGCATGCTCGCGCTCTACGTGGAGCGCGGCGGCAAGACCATGCTCACCTATACCGAGGACGCCCGCGCACTGGCAGCCGCAGCGGAGGCACTCGTGGCAGCGATCAGACGCGGGGCGGCAGACAAAATGGCCGTCGAGAAGATCAACGGCGAACCGGCCCTGGACTCCGAGCCCGGACGTGCCCTGGCCGCAGCCGGTTTCTACACCACACCGCGGGGACTGAGGATCCGTGCCTGA